A single genomic interval of Oryzias latipes chromosome 3, ASM223467v1 harbors:
- the dpep1 gene encoding dipeptidase 1, translating to MWRQVLVALCLSLWICSSDLTLAEDPYLIRAYQLMSETPLIDGHNDLPWQLRMQFNNQLNKVNLDTLETTHTNIPKIKEGRLGAQFWAAYVPCETQYKDAVRQTLEQIDVVHRMCEKYPDTFKFVTTSQGIMDAFKENKTASLIGVEGGHSIDSSLGTLRTMYQLGVRYLTLTHSCNTPWADNWRVDDGSDPVQSGGLSPFGKQLIVEMNRLGMLIDLAHVPVSVMKQTLSLSVAPVIFSHSSAYAVCRHSRNVPDEVLLKVKEKKGIVMVNFYNDYVTCSQKANISDVADHFDHIKKVGGAEIIGFGGDYDGVPRTPEGLEDVSKVPNLVAELLRRGWTDEEVKAALGNNLLRVMSEVERVRDNMTSRAPDDVPIPYSEVENPCRTSFGYTDAGAAHSVSTAALLLPLALHISMFTN from the exons atgtggaggCAGGTTCTTGTAGCTTTATGTCTGTCACTGTGGATCTGTTCCTCTGACCTGACCTTGGCTGAGGATCCATACTTGATCAGGGCTTACCAGCTGATGTCTGAGACCCCACTCATCGACGG ccataACGATCTGCCTTGGCAACTTCGAATGCAGTTCAACAATCAGCTCAACAAAGTTAATCTTGACACACTGgaaacaacacacaccaacattcCTAAGATTAAAGAGGGGCGGCTCGGTGCACAG TTCTGGGCGGCATATGTTCCCTGTGAAACTCAGTACAAAGATGCGGTCAGACAAACGCTGGAGCAGATAGATGTGGTTCACAGGATGTGTGAGAAGTATCCAGACACCTTCAAGTTCGTCACCACGAGCCAAG GCATCATGGACGCCttcaaggaaaataaaacagccAGCCTGATTGGGGTGGAGGGAGGCCACTCCATTGATAGCAGCCTGGGTACCCTGCGCACCATGTACCAGCTGGGGGTCCGCTACCTCACCCTGACACACTCCTGCAACACACCCTG GGCAGATAACTGGCGTGTGGATGATGGATCAGACCCGGTTCAGAGCGGCGGCCTGTCACCTTTTGGAAAG CAACTGATAGTTGAGATGAACCGTCTGGGGATGCTGATCGACCTCGCTCACGTGCCGGTGTCTGTGATGAAACAGACCCTCTCCCTGTCTGTTGCCCCGGTCATCTTCAGTCACTCCTCTGCATACGCGGTGTGCCGGCACAGCCGGAACGTTCCGGACGAGGTTCTTCTCAAAGTG aaagagaagaaaggaaTCGTGATGGTGAACTTCTACAATGATTACGTGACCTGCAGCCAGAAAGCCAATATCTCAGACGTTGCCG ATCACTTTGACCACATTAAAAAAGTGGGAGGAGCTGAGATTATTGGCTTTGGTGGAGATTATGATGGAGTCCCCAG AACACCAGAGGGTCTGGAGGATGTGTCCAAAGTGCCAAATCTGGTGGCTGAGCTGCTGAGGAGAGGCTGGACTGACGAGGAAGTCAAAGCTGCTCTTGGAAACAACCTGCTCCGGGTCATGAGCGAGGTTGAGAGG GTCCGTGATAACATGACGAGCCGGGCGCCGGATGACGTGCCCATCCCGTATTCTGAGGTGGAGAACCCCTGCAGGACGAGCTTCGGTTACACAGATGCTGGAGCTGCTCATTCAGTCAGCACAGCAGCCCTTCTGCTCCCACTGGCTCTGCACATTTCCATGTTTACCAATTAA
- the slc22a31 gene encoding putative solute carrier family 22 member 31, with the protein MASVLSGSLSSRPFMDYETRIFPHLGGYGRYNRVLVIFSWFPAFAVTLNLVSGHFFTLIPDTYHCRSDPSLLPSTLQPSNFSKQDYLNLTIPWDGDSGSLSHCELFKYPPNVSDLSGKVPRERVSCTRGWEYSSAAGLQSNIVTDWDLVCSNYWKIPLQHICFMVGWIVGYIFMGTLCDWLGRRRGFLLSVGLSSLFGAVVCLSWSLVAFLLMRLLQGAMLAGVFVSSYIARLELCDPPSRLMVAMVGSFVSVSAELLLPGFAVLCRDWPILQAVATLPLLALLFSYWCCAAVFPESPRWLLATDQIPQAKKSFLEFATRNDVYLDEFFPMLLAEMDSTYGEDCRPKFHSVLALRRTRVMWKNCLILSFTLFIGTGIQYCFTRNLHNYNNNFYFTYFLRVIAGALACIFICLSVNHFGRRGILLLSAIVTGLSSLLLLALTQYLHDGLVLVLSVLGLLFSQALSMLSAFFACEVMPTVIRGGCLGLVLAAGCVGMAASSLMELQSSSGYFLHHVVFASFAVLSVLCIMLLPESKRKSLPDSLKDGESQRRPPLFLSRSDNMPLLPTCQPLSEYNPDNYSRLASATRSMLTKDSLPYMIAPEIL; encoded by the exons ATGGCCTCAGTACTGTCAGGCAGTTTAAGCTCCCGGCCCTTCATGGATTACGAGACGAGGATCTTCCCTCACCTCGGCGGGTACGGACGTTACAACCGTGTGCTGGTGATTTTCAGCTGGTTCCCCGCCTTCGCGGTCACTCTGAACCTCGTCAGCGGTCATTTTTTCACCTTGATCCCAGACACTTACCACTGCAGATCGGACCCGAGCCTGCTGCCTTCAACTTTACAACCCAGTAACTTCTCCAAGCAGGACTACCTGAACCTCACCATCCCGTGGGACGGTGACTCCGGCTCCTTGAGCCACTGCGAACTCTTCAAATACCCTCCAAATGTGTCGGACTTGTCGGGGAAAGTGCCGCGGGAGAGGGTGTCCTGCACCCGGGGATGGGAATACTCAAGCGCAGCTGGACTTCAAAGTAATATCGTTACGGAC TGGGACCTAGTTTGCAGCAATTACTGGAAGATCCCCCTGCAGCACATCTGCTTCATGGTGGGATGGATTGTGGGATACATTTTTATGGGAACATTGTGCGACTG GTTGGGTCGACGGCGGGGTTTCCTGCTCTCTGTAGGGCTCTCCAGTCTGTTTGGGGCAGTCGTGTGCTTGTCCTGGAGTCTGGTAGCGTTTCTTCTCATGCGTCTCTTACAAGGCGCTATGCTGGCCGGTGTGTTTGTGTCCTCCTACATTGCCA GGCTGGAACTGTGTGACCCTCCCAGTCGTCTCATGGTTGCCATGGTGGGAAGCTTCGTCTCGgtgtctgcagagctgctgttaCCGGGCTTCGCCGTTCTGTGTCGCGATTGGCCCATTCTTCAGGCGGTGGCCACTTTGCCGTTGCTGGCGCTGCTGTTCTCGTACTGGTG CTGTGCAGCCGTTTTTCCTGAATCTCCTCGTTGGCTTCTGGCCACGGATCAGATTCCACAAGCCAAGAAGAGTTTCCTGGAATTTGCCACCAGAAACGATGTTTACCTGGATGAGTTCTTTCCAATGTTGTTGGCAG AGATGGATTCAACGTATGGAGAAGACTGTCGACCCAAGTTCCATTCAGTTCTGGCGTTGCGTCGGACACGTGTTATGTGGAAGAACTGTCTCATTCTAAGTTTTACTTT GTTCATTGGGACGGGCATCCAGTACTGTTTCACCAGAAACCTGCACAACTACAACAACAACTTCTACTTCACCTACTTCCTGCGAGTGATAGCGGGGGCACTGGCATGCATCTTTATATGCTTGTCCGTCAATCACTTTGGCCGGCGGGGGATTCTTCTGCTCTCTGCCATCGTCACTGGGTTGTcctcgctgctgctgctggcgcTCACACAGT ACCTCCATGACGGCCTGGTGCTGGTGCTCTCTGTGCTGGGTTTGCTGTTCTCTCAGGCTCTCTCCATGCTCAGCGCCTTCTTCGCCTGTGAGGTGATGCCTACTGTAATCCG AGGGGGCTGCCTGGGCCTGGTGCTGGCAGCGGGTTGCGTCGGCATGGCCGCCTCCTCCCTTATggagctgcagagcagcagcggCTACTTCCTCCACCACGTCGTCTTCGCCTCCTTCGCCGTCCTCTCCGTTCTCTGCATAATGCTCCTCCCCGAAAGCAAACGCAAATCTCTGCCGGACTCCCTGAAGGACGGTGAGAGCCAGCGGCGACCGCCCCTCTTCCTGTCGCGTTCCGACAACATGCCTTTGCTGCCCACCTGCCAGCCTTTGTCTGAGTACAACCCCGATAACTACTCTAGACTGGCTTCTGCCACGAGGAGCATGTTGACCAAAGACAGTCTGCCGTACATGATCGCTCCTGAGATTCTCTAA